Genomic window (Streptomyces clavuligerus):
TACGGACCGCCCGGGTCCGCTGTGCGGGGGCCACGGGGCTACTGATGCCGGGGTCGGCGCCGATGCCTGTCGCCCCACCGCCTTCTGAGAGGGCACGGGGGAGGGCGGGGGCTGGGGCGCTGCTGGCAGGGGTTCGTTGTACGGCGGGTCGGGGTGCCTGTGGGGTGGTCGGGGTGGCCGACGGTGTGCTGGCACTGGGTGCGCGGCCGGGGGCGGAGTCGGTGACGGGGCTGTCGACGGTCGGTTCGCTGCCTGCACGGGTGAGGGTGGGGGCGTCGTCGTTCACGGCGGGGGCTCGCTGCACGGCGGGCCCGAGACTCTCCGGAGTGGTCGCGGGGACCGGAGCGGGTGACGGCGCGCCGATATGGGGTGTGCGGCTGGAGGCGGAGTCGGTGACGGGGCTGTCGACGGTCTGTGCCCCGCCGGTGTTGGCGGTGGCGGCTGTGTCGTTCATGGCGGGGGTTCGTTGTACGGCGGGCTGGGGTGTCTGTGGGGTGGCCGACGGTGTGCCGGCACTGGGTGTGCGGCTGGAGGCGGGATTGGTTCCGGGGCTGTCGACGGTCTGTTCCCGGCCGGTGGTGGTGGGGGCTGTGTCGTTCACGGTGGGGGTTCGTTGTACGGCGGGCTGGGGTGTTTCCGGGGTGGTTGGGGTGCCTGGAGCGGTTGACGGTGTGCTGGCACTGGGTGTGCGGCTGGAAGCGGAATCGGTACCCCGGTTGACGACGGTCTGTTCCCGGCCGGTGTTGGTGAGGGTGGCGGGGGTTCGTTGTACGGCGGGTCGGGGTGCCTGTGGGGTGGCCGGGGGGCCCGAGGCGGGTGACGGCGCGCCGCCACCGGGCGTATGGCCGGATGCGGAGTCGGTACCCGGGCCGACGACGGTCCGCCCTCCGCCCGAGGCGTCGGCGGCGTCGGCGGCGTTCACCGCTGTCGGCCGTGCACCCGCGTCCGCGTCCGTACCCGCGCCCGTACCCGTCCGATCCGATCCCGCTGGGGAGCCGGACCGGCCGGGACCGGCGGTCCGCCCGCCGCCGTCCGGGGTGGAACGCTGCACCGGCGTGGTGGCCTCGGCCCCCGGGGTGGGCACGGACGGGCGCGGGGCCGCCGGGACGCGTCCCCCGCCCTCTCGGCCTCCGCCGCCCCGCGCTTCCCGCGCTTCCCGTGGTGGTGCTGAGCCTCCGGAACGGGTCGACCGGCCCGGGTCGCCGACCGTGGCCCGCCGCCCCGTTGTGACGTCTTCCCCACCCGGCCCGGACGGCCTGTCCGCGGTGGACGCGGCGGACCGCCGCTGCACAGCGTCGACCGGCCCCGGCCCCGGCCCCGTTCCCGTCCCCACCGCCTCCGCCGCCCTCGTTCCCCGCACCGTTCCGGACTGCGGAGTCCCGGATTCCGGCGCCTCCGGCAGATCCGGGACGACACGCGGCAGATCCGGGCCACCAGCGGCCGGGCCACCAGGAACGGCACGCGGCGAATCCGGAGCACGCGGCGCATCCGGAGTGCGCGGCCCCTCCAGGCCCCCCGGCGCATCGGACCCGCCGCCTCCGCGCCGCGCCACGGGCAGCCGCTGAACGGGCAGGGACCCCCCGGGGGAGCCCCCCACCGGGGGCCCGGCGACCGGGGTGAGGACATCGCGGACGACACCGTGGGGCGCGTCGCCGTCGACGGCGTGGCCGACGCCCCCGCCGACGAAGGAGTGGTGCCGATGGGTGGCCAGCCGATCGGCGAAACCGAGGTCCGCGGTCAGCCGGGGTGCGCCCAGCGCGCGCTGGATGGGGGCGGTGACCGTCCAGCCCGCCTCAGGACCGCCCCCGACCGGAGCAGCGGGCTCCGGAGCGGCGGAGGCCACGTCGGAGGGCATGGCGGAGGTCACGGCGGAGGACTCCGGGGCGGCGGAAGCGTCCGGGGCGCCCCCGTCACCCGTCCCCTGCCCGCCGCCCCGCAGCCGAGCCAACCAGCCCATCCCTCGTCACCCCTGCCCTTCGTCCTGCCCCACCAGGGCGGCCACCCGCCGTACGTACGCCCGCCGGTCGGCGTGCTCCAGATCGAGGATCGAGTCCATCCCCCAGTGCAGGTGGAAGGCCAGGTACGCGGTTTCCTCCTCGATCCGGTCGGCCGCGTACGTCACGATTCCCCCAGGCGGCTCCCGGCCAGCTCCACCTCGAACGACTCCTCGCAGTGCGGGCACGCCACGGCCGCCCGGGTGTGGCCCTCGGCGTTGATCTGCCGATAGAAGTCCTGGAGGAAGGCGAGGTCGGAGGCGAACATCTGCTCCACCGTGCCGTCGTGGACGGCGGGCAGCGTGCCGAGCCGGGTGATGACCCGGCCGAGCAGGACCACCGACAGATACGCGGGGTTCTCGCGCACCCGTATGTCCCGCAGCGGCACCAGCTCGTCGCGGGCCGTGGCCAGACGCATGGCCCCGTGCCGGTGGACCGTGCCGCTCTCGTCGAGGTAGCCGCGCGGCAGCTCGAACGCGAACTCGGTCCGCAGGGGCGCGGACCGCCCGCCCGCCCCACCGCCACCGGTGGCCTCGTGGACACCGGTGACCCCACCGGTCCCGGGAAACCCCGGTGCCCCGGCGGACCCCGGTGCCCCGGGCGCTTCCCGTCGCATCAGCCGAGCGTCAGTTCTTCGAAGGTGATGGTGATCGTCTCGGTCAGGGCCGAGGTGTCACCCGCCTTCGCCGAGCTGACCTCCACCTTGCTGCACCACGCGTTGCTGAGGTTGTAGCGCTTGACCGGCCGCCGCTCGTAGTCCATGAAGATGATGCTGGCGTTCTTGCGGGCCGAGCCCATGTTCCCCTCGATGGACTCCCTGATCCACTGGGTGAACACCGCCGACTGGGTCGCGCCGCGGACCACCGTGCACTCCCCGGCCTTGCGGGCTCCGGGCAGCTTCTTCACCATCGGCTGCCCGTTCGCGGACACCTGCTTGTACTCGATGACGTCCTGATCCATCGTGAGGCTGCTGACCTCCTGGAGGAACTCGACCATGACACCGTCGATCTGGATGCCGAAATTATGTGCGACGAGGGCATCGCCGGGCTGAAGAGACATAGCGGATCACTCCTGTGCTGAACGGGACGAGGGGGACGGGAAGCGGACCGGCTGCGCGGACGGAAGCGCGGAGCGCGGAGGGGGGGGTCACTCCTCCAGTTCGGCGCCGCCCCCGGAGATCTGCGCCATCCGGAAGACCACGAACTCGGCGGGCTTGACCGGCGCGATACCGATCTCGCAGACCACCCGGCCCAGGTCCACGGACTCCGGGGGGTTGGTCTCCTCGTCGCACTTCACATAGAACGCGTCCTCGGGCCGCTGCCCGAACAGCGCGCCCGAACGCCACTCCGTGACCAGGAAGGCCGAGATATTGCGCCGGATGCGCGCCCACAGCGCCTGGTCGTTGGGCTCGAAGACCACCCACTGGGTGCCGACGAGGATCGACTCCTCCAGATAGTTGAAGTACCGGCGCACATTGAGGTACCGCCAGGCCGCGTCGGAGCTGAGGGTCCGCGCCCCCCACACCCGGACGCCCCGCCCCGGGAAGGCCCGGATGCAGTTGATCCCCGTCGGGTTGAGGAGGTCCTGCTCCCCCCGGGTGATCTGGAGGTCCAGGTCGACCGCGCCGCGCACCACCTCGTTGGCAGGTGCCTTGTGCACACCGCGCTCGAAGTCGTTCCGGGCCCACACACCGGCCATATGGCCCGACGGCGGCACACTGCGGGTCTGCCCGGTCGACGGATCGAAGATCTTGACCCAGGGGTAGTAGACGGCCGCGTACCGCGAGTCGTACCCCGCCGTCTCCATCCGCCAGGCGCGGACCTGCTGGGCGTTCAGACCCGGCGGCGTGTCCAGGACGGCCATCCGGTCGCCCATCAGCTCACAGTGCGCGATCAGACCGAGCTGGACGGCTTTGACCTGCTCCAGATCGATCAGGCCCCGCTGATGGGCGGACATCAGATCCGGCACGGCGACCATGCTCACCGCGTCGATCGCCTCCAGACCGCCGAAGCCGGTGCGGTCGGCGGAGTCCCCGATGAACCGGGTCGGCCCGAGCCCGCCTCCCGCCGCGTCCGGAACCACCGGAGCGGCCCCACCGGCGGTCCCCGGCGCGGGGGCCGGCGGCTCCAGGGCGACGGTCTGCGGCTCCGGCTTGGCGAGCTGGCCGCCCGTCCGCGCCTCCTCGATCACGATCGTCCGGGAACGCTGCCGGACCTGCGTGACCACGTAGTTCTTCGCGGACTTGCGATGGCTGACGTCGAAGGACTCCACGACGGTGTCGCCGTCCTTGACGACGAGGGTGAACCGGTCGGCGTTCCCCTCACCCTCCGGGTGCGCCACCTCGACGGTGAGACCGCCGCCGTCCGCACCGGCCGCGACGGCCGACACGGTGAACGGCCCCAGCGCCGCCGGCCGCCCCGGCGGCAACTGCGCGGGCGCGTCCGCCACGGCCCCCGCTCCCGGGGCGGCGGCCGGGTAGGTGCCGTCGGACGTGCCGCCGATCCGGATCACGTACGCGGCGCTGCCACCGTTGTTGAAGAAGCCGTAGACGGCCTGCGCCAGGTAGTACCCGTCCGTGAACTCGCCGAACTCGGCCACGTACTGGGACCAGTTGGTCACCAGCGTCGGCTCGTTCAGCACACCGGTGGGTGCCAGGCCGACGAAGGCAGCCACCGACGTCCCGATGCCCTCGATGGGCCGGGAGCCGCTGGCGACCTCTTCGACATAGACACCGGGGGACAGGTAGTTGGGCATGAGGCGCTCTCCCGGAACGAATGAGGGGGATGCATGACGGAACGCATGCATGAACGAGAGGAATGCGGGGGATGGCGAGAGGACGAGCAGACGACAAGCGGAGTGACAACGGGCCGCGCCGGACGCCTGGGTGCACAGGACGGACCGGCGACACGGGGTCCGGCCCCGACCCTGACCCATCGAGGGCGCCCGGGGCAGGGATGCGCGTACCTCCGTCGGGGCAACCACGGATGCCCGAAAGGACCTGCGGGGCCCGGCCGGACCCGTTCCGCCCCATCCCCGCCCGGGATCTCCCGGGCCGGGTCGGACCCGGCCGGACGCCCACCGATACCGTTTCCCCGCACACGCCGACGACCGACCGAAAGGGCAAGGTGACGGCCATGCCGGGCAGCGGCGAGGCCCCTGGCGGACTGCGGTTCCGCCTGCTCGGACCCCTCCAGGGCGAACAGAACGGCCGGCACCTGCCGCTCGGCCCGCCCCAGCAGCGCGCCTTCCTCGCCGTCCTGCTGCTGCGCGTGGACCGGCCCGTCTCCACCGCCGAACTCATCGACGCCCTCTGGGGCGAACGCCTCCCCGACCGCGCCGTCGGCACCCTCCGCACCTATGTCTCCCGGCTCCGCCGCCTCCTCGAACCGGAGCGGCCCGCCCGCTCGGCCGCCACCGTGCTCGTCTC
Coding sequences:
- a CDS encoding phage tail protein: MSLQPGDALVAHNFGIQIDGVMVEFLQEVSSLTMDQDVIEYKQVSANGQPMVKKLPGARKAGECTVVRGATQSAVFTQWIRESIEGNMGSARKNASIIFMDYERRPVKRYNLSNAWCSKVEVSSAKAGDTSALTETITITFEELTLG
- a CDS encoding phage tail sheath family protein, encoding MPNYLSPGVYVEEVASGSRPIEGIGTSVAAFVGLAPTGVLNEPTLVTNWSQYVAEFGEFTDGYYLAQAVYGFFNNGGSAAYVIRIGGTSDGTYPAAAPGAGAVADAPAQLPPGRPAALGPFTVSAVAAGADGGGLTVEVAHPEGEGNADRFTLVVKDGDTVVESFDVSHRKSAKNYVVTQVRQRSRTIVIEEARTGGQLAKPEPQTVALEPPAPAPGTAGGAAPVVPDAAGGGLGPTRFIGDSADRTGFGGLEAIDAVSMVAVPDLMSAHQRGLIDLEQVKAVQLGLIAHCELMGDRMAVLDTPPGLNAQQVRAWRMETAGYDSRYAAVYYPWVKIFDPSTGQTRSVPPSGHMAGVWARNDFERGVHKAPANEVVRGAVDLDLQITRGEQDLLNPTGINCIRAFPGRGVRVWGARTLSSDAAWRYLNVRRYFNYLEESILVGTQWVVFEPNDQALWARIRRNISAFLVTEWRSGALFGQRPEDAFYVKCDEETNPPESVDLGRVVCEIGIAPVKPAEFVVFRMAQISGGGAELEE